AGAACAATGTCACACTCATCATCAGCCTTAGTCACCTTGTCTTTGCAACTGACATACAATTTAACAATATCCAGATCCTCCATGGCTGATAAGGCAATCATGATTTCATCATCTGAAGATATTGCTACATCATCTCCATCTtcatctataatttaaaaaaatattttaatggtattCATTCATatgattattcataataaaaaaatgacttgtaattattttcattcatagAAAACATCTTTACCTTTCCATGACACTACATAATACTTGTTTTTTAGTCCAGGGAAGACATCTTGAAGTTTAGCATTCAAGTAATGATAACTGGTCACAACACTCTTTTCTACCCCAAATCTCCTTACTTCTGGCTTATCATCTTCATTCCAAAACGTGTAAACTTTAAATGGTACTTGATCTTCCATTTCTgtaaacgatatatttattaatatcttgatctatgtttatatatgtttggTGGCCATTTTGTTTACTAAAAGTACACACGGTTTCGTAATATCGACTTCTACGCAAAAGTagtttatactaaattaaattaaatagcacatctgttataatatgtatatattttttgttaatataaacacttatttataCGTTTCCAAACACtacataaagattaaaataaaaactttataaaaactcTACCTGAGAACAATTTAGCTTGCttgtttaacttgagaaaaaatactaatattcgtTCAACACTCCTACTGCTTCgtagtaaatattgttattgcgTAGCGTTCCACTATAtacggtgtatttatataagtgtgAAAATGAAATGATTCATCGCTTGTCGAACATTggagaaaaacaaaatattatggtGCAATACTGTCAAACTTGATTGTCATTGTCAGTTGGCACTCAGTAATTAGAATTTTAGTTCAGAAATTGAAATAGTCATTCTACCACAGACTTAATAATACTCGCCTACGGCAATACAATTCGATTATCGAAAAAGACTTTTCAAGGAGTTCAAATTTAGTTCAAGGAGTTATAATTATACGGTAAACGCATGTTCAACGTTCAAAATGTACAAGTTCTACAAAAAGTTCCTTGTATAAATGTGTTGAATTGTTACCCGAAACTTGAGCGGATGTGAAGCAGAAAAGAAATAGctcaaattacaatataaaaatgatcttATCTTATTTGTAAGATTAACAgtctacattatttttaatataatttccagAACCAAGTATGTTTAACTTCCAAGACGCGAGGGTATCCCTTATCGGTACAATGGACACTCGGCCAATGGATAGATGGCGATATCAAAAACTACATTAATATCtatcaattgtaaaatatttttaaaagttagctGGAGACACACCGCAAATCATCAAAGTTGGTATTACTGCACAATTAACCGGGGCTTCCCTGTCATTGTCATCGAGTATAGAGCATTCCAACAATAtagtaccaaatttcatgagtattgggtgggtggtacccagtACCCACCTagcgagcttgcacaaagccctaccaccaagtaaccgcataatcaattatttttgttatcgaTTGTGAATCgatattttgttatgtttttttattaataaaattgctacATACAATGATCATCTGAACCACTACTACTAAGTGGAAAACTAGtaacaaattcattaaaatgatttgaaatgaaatatagaataccattttgatattttgacATCTGAATCATAttcatatatgttaaaatagatTTTGTACAAaagctattgtttttttttttgttatatttaggttaatattcataacttaaaaagaatagaaaacatgaaacaagaGCATAAGAAGGACAATCTAATGGATCTCGATTAAATTAAAGTCagattttgtattattactattgttttaatttattaattaacaaaatttaaagaaattttaacataaactttACATGtaggttatattaattttacaataaataggtACATCATACAATATCTATTATTGGCTATAATTAATCTTGGTGTTGTTTTTCAAGTGCTGTTTTTGTGATTTCAGAAGAGTAATTCTGTTGATCAGCAAATTTCAGTGGACCTCCGAGTTGTATTGTTTCAGGAATGTTAAGTTCTTCATTTAATTTCTTCGCTAGGAAGTATATTTCCGCAAGAGCAATGACTAAAGCACACATGACACCTAATAACAATCTGAATCCAAAGTCTAAATTTCCCACCATCCATTCAACACCTCTGAATCCAAAAAGGAAACCagcaaatattgatataataaactgTCCAATTGCTATGAGTTGACGATTAAGTTGTTTTACTGTAACAAaaagacaatattatttatttagttaacatGAAATCTTACAGATAAATGTTTCTTTATGAGCATTAGATTAGTTATGCTTTATACAGAGTTTCACCTttctttatacatacatatgattGATTTGTGGAAGTTATTTAGTCATTCCTTGCATaacctattttaagtaaagataaataaaccttagatttagaTATTCCATTTGATTTGTTAACAGCTATATTTGCACCACAAATTATCttgatttatatacaattataataaaatgctattcctcttaactatttatatcctCTTTAACTTTACTGCCAAAGTTCACATAATAGCTTCAGTGACCTTCAAGGGTAATTTTTTCATGAATCGATAATGTATATAATGGATTATTTAGGATCTCACAACCATTGATATCACATCAATTCAATGACAAAGTAGTTTATTGTGTGGATGGGGCCTAATTTGCTAACATTATTGGAttgcaaacaaatattttacgtgtatatattataaaatacttatagatTTTGTTTAGTAGATTCAGAACTActgtaatttcatttatatacatataacaattagacaataaattgcaaaataaaaagaaaacttacaTTGATATGAAATGTTGTCTTCGGGAAATCTCATTCGAACATTGTCTACCCCCTTTGTCATTTTCCTGTACTCACGAGCTTCTTGCTGAGCTCTTAATTTTACACATCTTGCTTCTAGAACAGGGTTTCtctttattgtttcattttctGGCACTTCAATAAGGGATCCTTCTAAAAGTGTGTGAAGGTAAGGAATATCTTCCTCaccattactatttttaatttttaaataattatataaccaaTCTATATCAGCTGTTACAAGGAATACATCAGTGTTTGTCTTTTCAGAAGTTGtgttatgtttttctttatctgatttattattttcatctttTTCATCATTTTTACCTTCAACTTTTGTATTGGTGGATTCAGTAACTGGTGGATTTAAAACAGTCTCTTCAGAAACAATATCTGGATGAGTTtctttaatcttttttaaatattctatgtcAGAACTAGTTAGATGGatgggttttattttatcactactgtaagttttaaatatagccTTATTGCTTCCTGTAACTATTTCACTTATATTATGAGGTAACTCATCAGagggttttattgtttttaagaaCTTAATTAGTGTTTCTGTTGGATAAATCTTAAGATTAGTATCAACCAGTGACCCCTTTAGATccattctttatttattagttatattaagCTTATGATTCAAGTCTGCATATAAATCTCTTAattcttcttctttttcttcaaaCGTATTGTCAATTCTTTGGCATTTAAAGTTCATGTCATCAATAAACTGATCCCATTCCTTCTGTCTTTTCTCACGATTCTCTAACAACTTCTTCTTAGTAACCTAAgagtaaatacttatttgtaaCAAGATGTAAagtttaattcaaacaataaaaataagcaatgcATAAAACATTAACTGTACCAAACACTATTATAATGTGATAGATCCAAAggattatgttatatatattaccttttGCAATTCAAGGTAATCTTTTTCAATTTCCTCAGAAAGTTTTAATGCTTGCGCCAATTTTTCTCCTAGTACTGGTAGTGCTGCACATGAGCTTTTGACTATTTTCTCAGCTTGAGTATCTTTGATGTCTGTTAGTTTTTCAAGTATAACAAATAAGTTTTCAACTTCTCTGTCACCTCGTTTttccttaaaaacaaaatgcatATATCCTTGTTAAGTAATAGAAACCCGACTTTTAAACTGAACTAAGAAAATTGTACTTcagaaattatgtaatttagattttttttgtaaataaaattaggtaCCTCAAATTCTTTTAACATAAACTTTATTTCACCATTGAGAAATGGGCGATGGTCAAACAATCTTGACCAAACCTCACTGATTTCTAAAAAAGaatcatttagtttttaaataaataacatttacttttaatatttttatatttacggcAAAAAATTGTTGCTTCCAACCGACCTACATTTTGActgaactaaaataattatcttgtatttcaatattaactatattttcttAGAATAAGTAAGTAACTCTTGTAATCATATCCAATtactttttactataattattataacaatgggataaaaaaatataattgattatcgTACCTCGTGACAGCTCCGTCATTATcagttgtttaaatttttgtctataCTCTATGGATTATCGAATGATTTCGGTCTCCTTTGTTGCTAGTGTCTagtgaaatgaaaaaattacaGTACTGAAATATGTTTCATCTGTtgtgaaatattgttattttagattaattataacaatggttacatttatttttaaatttaggccGAAAGAGTTCTTCAGATTCGTATAAGTctctaaatattaacaattactttatacattaaaacaattcttaatttctagttcttaaaaaaaagttttgaatttaaatttgaaaaacaatagtattcaactatatttattaatattctgttaTTATATTTGCGAAATAACCCCTCACAGATTGCGGAAAAGTGAGACGAAAGATGCTACGGATCAAATAggcaagataaaatataaattacatttctaattaatatttttataaattggttttatcAATTAGTACTTCCTAATTactaattgattttttaaacacgtgttgaataatattttacgataatgTTTTGCCAAAAACCTTGAAATACGTTAAgtataataggctatttgacaatgagaaaaataaagtgtcaattattgtatataagagtttaaaaatggttatttatcaacgaaagttgaaaataataattaatttattcaataatccataaataaaaatgcatttttttaaacatttgtcacgtgacacaaaacgctcctgattggtcgggcttatgatgacgttacttgcttattaacctcgtttgcctactgtatgtggactatatgtgccacagattaaaatacaagcaagtgacgtcaccgaccccattgcagcgccatattgtcaaagtagcattttcgcgcgctatttaaatatggaatttttattttgatatttttcaacaaatatgtactaaaattaaaaaaaaacatcttttacTGGGTTctttaacctctactaaataatatgaaatgcattttaaaaaccagtcaaatagcctattgtacgCATGTCAAAATCGTTTTACTTTATTCTGAAATTCTAAATTCAAGTACTTCAAGGACATTTATAATAGTGGCGCCACCGGTTAGTTAAGTATTAAGCAAGATTGAGTGTTGGATTTACTTTGTCTATGAAACATTCATTCTttctgtcaattttattttatcattcattCTTTTAATCatacattcaattcaattcaatttttcaATTTAGTTAGTTCATTCATGATCGTAGAGATGGATGTGTTCTTTTGCTAAAATCAAcgcaaattgtttttatttgcgcAGAAGTGATTTGTGCCTAACAATATGTGTTCGACTTATTGCGTGTTTCTATTTCGATGAATATAGTCAATAGATCgtgtatattgtattaaacgAATGTGATTCAAGACTCAGTTTAAGTGCAGTTTATGTATTGTGGTCATCATGCCGGGTCTTATAGGTATTGGTGAATTTATTGACGAAACTCGAGAGGATTACAGTTCACCAACTACATCGACATTTGTTTCGCGTATGCCACAATGTCGACAGACAATAAACGCTTTGGAAGAGGTGAgtagtattgttttttaaagtattattaaatatgagtaaataagatatatcattacttatgagaaaaaaatacataatatacaaacaaattaaatcataaatattaatctgttatataaaattaggttttatttttactaattttatcaaaatataatgagttttcttattaaaaCGTAATCATTGGTGTTATGTGTCtaaggaaaatatttacaaaattattaacacatattagtaaaaataaaataaacaataaccaatttatttttgtaaaaatattgtaatataattatcttaaagtTCATAAgaactttataaaattgtttttactatctaagaaatatctataatatcaatttataaaatatacctacatataatttctttacttgaataaaagaaGACTAAATGATCTAtggtttattatgtttaatcaaAATGATGTTCCCTTGatctacatatatgtaatattatccaTATGTTTgctaaacaataatacaaacagtatatatttttattgtcatgatgactatataaaaatagcaataatttaaaatcatctgATTATGTATCTATTAGAATGTacctataagttttttttttgcattctttatgtaaagatatattaaaatactatttattgttgtataacaaattaaattgtaattatattttttatattaattcccagatgaaataaaaaaaaatatttataaaatatatacattttactataaatttggactaagaactattttattaaaaataaaaaatatcaagatttGTGTAATTCACCTTTGGTTTATataactacaaaaatattattaagtaattttttattgtcttcAGGAAAGCAACAATCAAATCTTATTGCAGATTTTCATTCTCTATGAGATGTAAAAcatgctaaattttattttaaaaaagtgtgtttttttaatgtaatataattaaatctaaactTCTATTATAGACACACTatatgcattaaaatatatataacctatatCTATAGAAGAAAAAAggggttatttataaaaaaaaaaatttatttttgttgattaccaataatgcatatatttttttattacatgttttCTATAGCCAATATAATGTAATCAAGTTATGTTATTTAGGTACAACTTAgtcatgtataaataattaaataatgcaaTACATCTTTAAATGTACACATATGAACATGTAAAATGAGGAATGTTTCGTCTATTGTACTAAACGgtgataaaagttttattggTTGTGACTCATCTTACATAATTTGATCTTTGGCTCGAGTATGCTTAGATGCACAATTTGTCTTAAGTATGCACATATAATATGACTATGCCATTTATGCATTGTCagtattaattttcaaaagaaGTCTGTTGTGACAATGAGccttacaattatttattattatttatgaggaGGGTCAGATAAAACACATGTTTACAGCCTAATGTCTAAgcatatattgaatttattattatatttgattacaagCTTATATGCTACATGCACTTATTATTAATCATCTTCTTAATATGGAAACTAAAACTTATACATACACTACAGTGACAAGCTTTTATTCAAGTtgtattaaatttgttgttaGGTTTATAAGGATTTAGTGTATTCATTATAAACacctaaatatgaaaataaacaacaaaatgtataactatatagtatttatataatatgttatatcatgtactttttgaataaattaggaTGTATGTTTTACAGTCTAAATTTTGTTAGTccaaaatagaaattaaatgaattaatgcgataactgtatttaatatcatatgcagtttttttttttaaattatatttatatatatatatacaatatatatatatatataaaagtatcccctatggtttttaaataaatattatataaataggctAATAAGTTTAAAGTTGGTGAAGACAAATAAAAGATACGATATTAGTCTGCCCATATTATTATGGACTTCCTTCTTACTTCCCACTTTGtttgaaattgataaaaacGACGATTCgttcattcattaattcataatttaattgactTACCATTCAGTGTAAACTTATACAGGTGTTTTGTTTATGACACGATTACGTATCCGACGAAATGAATTTGGATTTTGATAGtatcattaattatacttacgatattcaaaaacaataaacgaACGAAGTTTTAAGTGTAAAAATTcgttaagtaaaattttttgactttttttatcattgcaTACGAGATAATGATTACACTTTTTTGTTTGCGTAAGGGGTTTGACAGATTTACGCTTTCCTGACGCCAATATTCCTTATGAAGTTAGGTATTCTAATGCTAGTTTTAGTTCCACGTTATTTCAAAAGGCTGATAAAAACGCTTACGTGCAAGATTTATTGCGATGGATCCGCTTAACAACAACAGAAAAAAATCTTCGTCGGCTCTTAAGACCCCTACGAGTTGAAATAGAGTGGCTGTAGTAGAGTTTATACTAGTGCGCCGCAACTTTGTAtatgccaaaaaaaaattttttttccaaaGATATGATAAGCTTTATCATCAGAGACGTTGGCTTTGAGGTTAGgtttaaagttaaatacattttcggCGAAAGTATTATTCGGACTTTAGTCGTCAACGATATGATCAGAGTTGTATATACTTTCTCTTTTAATTAGTCGATACTGAGTATGAACATTGCAGCGTATTTTggcatacgttttttttttgtgtcaatcaaataagtgttatttttaatcgtCAGTTTACCGTAAATTGAATTTAGTTTACACTCGACTGGGCaaaattaaagaacaaataacgtataatacataatttatttgaaattcaaaaatgtatttatttgttgaatgtcacattataaactataaataacaacaactgGGGTACAAATTGGTCTACTGTAATAATATAACGGTTTTGTTGATTTGTTCGAACCGAAGATTCCTCGGGTTCCTATGcgaaaactattaaattatcttaaattgcttaagttgtgtttataatttatctctagAACTTCGTGAAGAAATCTGTACGTAAAACCTACCAACCATATTTGGAGCTGCGGTGTGGAATAAGCTCCTTTTCCTCGAGAGAGAGAGAGTTCTGGAAAATACAGACTTTAGATACAGTGTTACAGTAATGCTGTAAGAAAAAGGATTTGGCGGGCTTTCACGGTTAGCTAGACAGTGTCTGACGTCTTTTTTGGAAACGTGATTGTGAATAACGGATAAAAACATCTTAGCAGCCTTAAGACACCCACCGGTTGACAATTGCCCTAACTAAACTCTACTATTTACTaggcaattattaaatattatttgtaactagttaattataatatactagttttcgtttttttagtaacaaacgtccataaatacaaactttaaggattaattaacatattacactaattatattattatatgtacccATAATTCATAATAAGTTCGgttttgagcattaaattgtgataaaagtaattgttttatcaaaaaaaaaaccactgaaatagtaataaaaacgaAACTTAAAGCTGTATATTATACTGCGTGTGCGAATTTTCACCCTCTTTAAACTAAAGATCTGAATAACGACatcaaacagtttttttttatacaaacatgtTGTTGTTTTCAATGAAGTCTTGttcgatatatgtataataaacacAAGTGTTGTACTCTGTAACGTGTAAacgaatgaaaaaatataaacaataacgtCGATAATGTACCATTCGTTATGGATTATATGCACGGATGAAATGATTCGTGCAATAAATTGATGATGCGCGTATCATGTCTGCCTCTTGAAATCTTTGAAAATGATTGAATGAACGGTACGACCGAGTGCATGTTTTTAA
The nucleotide sequence above comes from Vanessa tameamea isolate UH-Manoa-2023 chromosome 2, ilVanTame1 primary haplotype, whole genome shotgun sequence. Encoded proteins:
- the LOC113401074 gene encoding uncharacterized protein LOC113401074 isoform X1, giving the protein MDLKGSLVDTNLKIYPTETLIKFLKTIKPSDELPHNISEIVTGSNKAIFKTYSSDKIKPIHLTSSDIEYLKKIKETHPDIVSEETVLNPPVTESTNTKVEGKNDEKDENNKSDKEKHNTTSEKTNTDVFLVTADIDWLYNYLKIKNSNGEEDIPYLHTLLEGSLIEVPENETIKRNPVLEARCVKLRAQQEAREYRKMTKGVDNVRMRFPEDNISYQLKQLNRQLIAIGQFIISIFAGFLFGFRGVEWMVGNLDFGFRLLLGVMCALVIALAEIYFLAKKLNEELNIPETIQLGGPLKFADQQNYSSEITKTALEKQHQD
- the LOC113401074 gene encoding biogenesis of lysosome-related organelles complex 1 subunit 5-like isoform X2, which codes for MTELSREISEVWSRLFDHRPFLNGEIKFMLKEFEEKRGDREVENLFVILEKLTDIKDTQAEKIVKSSCAALPVLGEKLAQALKLSEEIEKDYLELQKVTKKKLLENREKRQKEWDQFIDDMNFKCQRIDNTFEEKEEELRDLYADLNHKLNITNK